Proteins encoded within one genomic window of Halorussus salilacus:
- a CDS encoding 6-hydroxymethylpterin diphosphokinase MptE-like protein, protein MNYETWSPVYREILDDFGYDESGDEAARDALADLTRPFDCNRLDAAGKRVAIAGAGPSLADDLDRARRADAVFAASTAADTLREAGIAVDCMVTDLDKNPETARDLTDEGTPVAAHAHGDNVPAVREWVPRFDAEWVLATTQSEPVAHVRNFGGFTDGDRAAFLADHLGAAELVFVGWDFDDPDVTPEKARKLRWAERLLRWLEVRRGEAFAVLDGRRAELDVSGFPR, encoded by the coding sequence ATGAACTACGAGACGTGGAGCCCCGTCTATCGGGAGATACTGGACGACTTCGGGTACGACGAGTCGGGCGACGAGGCGGCCAGAGACGCCCTCGCCGACCTCACTCGGCCGTTCGACTGCAATCGACTCGACGCCGCCGGGAAGCGGGTCGCGATTGCGGGGGCGGGACCGTCGCTCGCCGACGACCTCGACCGCGCCCGGAGAGCCGACGCGGTGTTCGCGGCCTCGACCGCGGCCGATACCCTCCGCGAGGCGGGTATCGCGGTCGACTGCATGGTGACCGACCTCGACAAGAACCCCGAGACCGCCCGCGACCTGACCGACGAGGGGACCCCGGTCGCGGCCCACGCCCACGGCGACAACGTCCCCGCGGTCCGCGAGTGGGTCCCGCGGTTCGACGCCGAGTGGGTGCTCGCGACCACGCAGTCCGAACCGGTCGCCCACGTCCGGAACTTCGGGGGCTTCACCGACGGCGACCGGGCGGCGTTCCTCGCCGACCACCTCGGCGCGGCCGAACTCGTCTTCGTCGGGTGGGACTTCGACGACCCGGACGTGACCCCCGAGAAGGCCCGCAAGCTCCGGTGGGCCGAGCGACTCCTCCGGTGGCTGGAGGTCCGACGCGGCGAGGCGTTCGCGGTGCTCGACGGGCGGCGCGCGGAGTTGGACGTGAGCGGATTCCCTCGCTAG
- the folP gene encoding dihydropteroate synthase, whose protein sequence is MQNVTAAGLGIGDDHPPRIMGVLNVSEESPYDPSVYDDPGEAAEYVDSELVDEGADIVDVGLESANKRFEVLSAEQELDRLDTAIAAIESVSGDAVFSIETRYAEVADEALSRGFDMVNDICGFADPEMPAVCEAHDAAVVKMASPPDLERPGAIERPDDIYDALKREGLTDKTIVDPAFGGWSEKKTLEDDRETFRRLREFRGLGRPILVSINRKNFLRDIAGRSTEEALPVSLAATAMAVERGAHVVRTHDVAETADAAKIGAAFARERTLEEELGVEELDVTTTREAARHLDRIGAEGSLAEEATVRAFELTGLDERDRQVLASAASDAGAAFAPGESASLLAGSPAALARLESGFSDASPRLDAVLDAVSERER, encoded by the coding sequence ATGCAGAACGTCACCGCCGCGGGGTTGGGCATCGGCGACGACCACCCGCCGCGAATCATGGGGGTGTTGAACGTCAGCGAGGAGTCCCCCTACGACCCCAGCGTCTACGACGACCCGGGGGAGGCGGCCGAGTACGTCGATTCCGAGCTCGTCGACGAGGGCGCAGACATCGTGGACGTGGGCCTCGAATCCGCGAACAAGCGCTTCGAGGTCCTCTCCGCGGAACAGGAACTCGACCGGCTCGACACCGCGATAGCGGCCATCGAGAGCGTCTCGGGCGACGCCGTCTTCTCCATCGAGACCCGGTACGCGGAAGTCGCGGACGAAGCCCTCTCGCGGGGGTTCGACATGGTCAACGACATCTGCGGGTTCGCCGACCCGGAGATGCCCGCGGTCTGTGAGGCCCACGACGCCGCGGTGGTCAAGATGGCGAGTCCGCCCGACCTCGAACGTCCCGGCGCGATAGAGCGGCCGGACGACATCTACGACGCCCTGAAGCGCGAGGGCCTGACGGACAAGACCATCGTGGACCCCGCGTTCGGCGGGTGGTCCGAGAAAAAGACCCTCGAAGACGACCGCGAGACGTTCCGCAGGCTCCGGGAGTTCCGGGGGCTGGGTCGGCCCATCCTCGTCTCCATCAACCGCAAGAACTTCCTCCGGGACATCGCGGGCCGGTCGACCGAGGAGGCCCTGCCCGTCTCGCTCGCGGCGACCGCGATGGCGGTCGAGCGCGGCGCGCACGTCGTCCGGACCCACGACGTGGCCGAGACCGCCGACGCCGCGAAGATAGGTGCGGCGTTCGCCCGCGAACGCACCTTGGAGGAGGAACTCGGCGTCGAGGAACTCGACGTGACCACGACCCGGGAGGCGGCCCGCCACCTCGACCGAATCGGGGCCGAGGGCTCGCTGGCCGAGGAGGCGACGGTCCGGGCGTTCGAACTGACCGGACTCGACGAACGCGACCGGCAAGTGCTCGCGTCGGCCGCGAGCGACGCTGGGGCGGCCTTCGCGCCCGGCGAGTCGGCGAGCCTGCTCGCGGGGTCGCCCGCCGCACTCGCGCGGCTCGAATCGGGGTTTTCGGACGCCTCGCCCCGTCTCGACGCGGTTCTGGATGCAGTCAGCGAGCGAGAACGCTAA